A window of Candidatus Cloacimonas sp. contains these coding sequences:
- a CDS encoding transposase, with protein MKPLYRLGLVVLSLILFFIFFCIVYLEDETIQFIVLGVIFLLSCWSFSVKGIIKKILHLLPFVLLLVSVYVIFAVFQIGKSRAEWIHYGLTRTTLLISSLLFIQVLINWLQLNSFLDIPWGIEKLKYVILGKILYKLAFSSYSDLCLFVDCIPSEQTRSASLPRKFRKRLIVLLALIIYVINEAILKGEMIDERIWHCHKVPASNPTNEIE; from the coding sequence ATGAAACCACTGTATAGATTAGGTTTAGTTGTCCTATCGTTAATTTTGTTTTTCATCTTCTTTTGCATCGTTTATTTGGAAGATGAAACCATTCAATTCATTGTGCTGGGTGTAATATTTCTGCTAAGCTGTTGGTCTTTTTCCGTAAAAGGAATAATAAAAAAAATTTTGCATCTCTTACCTTTTGTTTTATTGTTAGTTAGCGTTTATGTAATTTTTGCCGTTTTCCAAATTGGTAAAAGCCGGGCAGAATGGATTCATTATGGATTAACCCGAACTACTTTACTTATCAGCAGCTTACTGTTCATCCAGGTCTTAATAAACTGGCTACAGTTAAATTCCTTTTTAGATATTCCTTGGGGAATAGAAAAATTGAAATATGTTATCTTAGGTAAGATACTTTATAAACTTGCTTTCTCTTCCTATTCCGATTTGTGTTTGTTTGTGGACTGCATTCCCAGCGAACAAACCAGGTCTGCATCTTTGCCAAGAAAATTTCGGAAACGCTTGATCGTGCTTTTGGCGCTCATTATTTATGTGATCAATGAAGCAATCTTGAAGGGGGAAATGATCGATGAACGCATCTGGCATTGCCATAAAGTTCCCGCTTCCAACCCCACAAATGAAATAGAATAA